The Candidatus Thermoplasmatota archaeon genomic interval CAAGCGCGGCCACGAGCGCCCGCGCGTCGTCGCCCACGGCGCGCGTGGGCTCGGTGAAGGAGATGTGCGCCAACCGCGCGCGGGGATCCCACGTGAACTCGATGGTTCGGACCCGGATCCGTTCCACCCTCGCGAAACGGACCGGGCCAGGAAAAAGCTTCCGGCCGCCGGAAAAACACCGAGGTACGGCTGGCGCCGATCCGCGCGCGTCCTCATCGGGGGAGCTCGGGGAGCCGCAGCGCGCCCGCCCACAACCGGCTTTTGCCGTCCTCGCGAAGGTCGGGCCACGCAAAGTACACGCGCTCGCCGCCGATCGCCGCTCCGAGGTAGTCCCCGATGAAGAGCGTCCCGTCGCCGGCTTCGCGCGAGGCGGCGGTTGTGACGCGGAACTCGCGAAACGTCGCGCCGTCGTCGGAGACGGCCGCGTACAAATGATAGGTCTTGTCCGAAGGATCGTCACGCCGGTCCAACCACGCGGCCACGACGCGACCGTCGGGCGCGGCGGCAAGGGTGGGCAGGAACTGCGCGGTTCGCGTGCCGTCGGCATTGAGGCGGGCGAGCGTCCACGTGGCGCCGTCGTCCCGCGAGCGCGCGAGGAAGACGTCCGAATCGCCGTGTTCGCCCGCGTCCGGGAAGATGGCCAAGAGCATGCCGTCCGGGCGCGCGGCAAGCGTGGGAAGCGCAAACGCGCGGTAGCTCGTGTTGGGAAGGACAAGCGGGAGGTTCGCCATGCGGTGGATTTCGACGGTCGGGCTCCACGTGCGCCCGTGGTCGGTCGAACGAGAGAAGCGGATGGCGTCGGGCTCGTACGCGCGCCAGGCAACGTTGACGGCTCCGTCCGGTCCGACGGCGATCGAGGCGCTGATGCCCCAATCGTTCCGCGAGATCCATTCCGTGCGCCACGTGCTGCCGCCGTCCTCGCTTGCGGCCACGCGCATGCCCTGGTCGCCCGGCGAGCCGCGCTGGCCTTGGTCCATGAAGTTCCACACGAGGAAGATCCGTCCCTCCGCGTCGACGGCCAGCGCGGGCTTGTCGTGGAAAGCCGCCTCCGTGTGGTACGAGTCCACGAGCGCGGGCTCCGAGAAGGTCTCGCCGCCGTCCGTCGAGCGCGCAAGGAAGAGCGCGTTGCGGTAGACCGGGATGGCCGCCACGCCGGGGACGACCACGATGCTGTAGGCGATGCCGGCCACGTACGCCGTGCCGTCGGGGCCAAAGGCGACGACGAGATCGCCCACGAAGAAGTAGCTCGAAAGCGAGCTTGAAAGCTCGGGAAGCATGCCCGGGAGCGTTCGCTTGGTCCACGTAAGCCCGCCGTCCTTCGTGAACCACCAGGAGCCCCACAGCCGGTTCACGGCGCGCAAGGCCGGATTCTCCTGCGCGCCGTAGTCGTTGGCCGTCACGATGGCGTTGTCCGGGTCGAGCGGATGAACCGCGACCGAGAACTCGTTCACGCCGGGCCCCGACAGCGACCGCTCGCACGCGGGCAGCACGACGCACGCGAGCGCGAGCGTCTCCATCGCAAGCGCGTCGGGCTGCACGGGCTCGGGGGCGTCGAGGCAGCCGGCAAGCGCGCTCGCGACGAGGGCCCAGGCCACATGCGCGGACGCGTGCCTCCCGAACACGCACGACGAGGCGGCCTGCCGCTTCTTCAATCTTGTGGCGCGCGCCTGCCTCTGCCGCTTCGTTTCGACGCCTTTAGAAGCACGCCGCGGCGTTGCGGCTCCTTGGAATGCGCGCGCGCGTCGTCGCCGGAAACGTGGGCCAGCTCGTCCGCTTCCTGTCGTACGCGTTCCTCGTCCCCATCGTGGTCGCCTTCCTGTTCGAGTCCCAACGGCCGGGCTCCACGATCGCCGGCGTGTTCGTCCCGACGAGCGCCTTCGTCTTCCTCGTCGCGTTCCTGGTCGCGCTCGTTCTTGCGTTCTTCCTGGAGGCCTTCGCGCGCGCGGGCGACCTTCGGGACCACGAAGCCTTCGTCACCGTCGGCGCAAGCTGGGTCCTCATCAGCGCGCTTGGCGCGATCCCCTACGTCCTCTCGGGCGTGCTTGCAAACCCGCTCGACGCGTTCTTCGAATCCCTCTCCGGCTTCACGACCGTCGGCGCGACCGTTCTTCCCGCCGCGTCGACGCTTGGCGGCCTCGACTGGACGGACCTCTACCCGGAGAGCATCCTCTTCTGGCGAAGCTTCTCGCAGTGGCTTGGTGGCATGGGCGTCATCGTCCTTGCCGTCGCCGTGCTGCCGCGTCTTGTCGCCACCGGCGCCAGCCTCGTCCGGGCCGAGGGCGCGACGGCCGAGCGCGTCCGTCCCACGGTCGTCAAGACCGCGCGCGCGTTCTGGGGCATCTACCTTCTCCTCACGGCCGCCGGCGCCGCGTCCCTCTTCCTCGTCCTCTCGATCGAGAAGGGGCTCTCGCCGCCGCGGGCGGCCTACGACGCCGTCGTGCACGCCATGACGTCCATCGCCACCGGAGGCTTCACGCCAAGCGCCGGCAGCGTCGCGGCGCTGCAAAGCGGCGCGGCCGAAGCCGTCATCCTCGTGCTCATGCTCCTGGGCGGCATCGGGTTCGCCGCGCACTTCCACCTCCTTCGCGGAAACCCGCGCCGGTGGATCGGCGATCGCGAGATCCGCTTCTTCCTGGGCATGCTTGCCACCGGATTTGCGATCACGTTTGCGATGCTCTTCGCCCGCGGCACCGACGCGGCGTGGCAGGCCTTCGGCGGAAACGTCTTCGACGCCGCGCGCCACGTCGCCTTCACGGTCGTGAGCCTCCAGACGACGACCGGCTTTGCGAGCACCAACCACGACCTCCTGCCCGACGGCGCGCGGCTCATCCTCGTTCCCCTCATGCTCGCGGGCGGGTGCCTCGGCTCGACGGCAGGCGGCATCAAGACCTTGCGCATCCTCGTCCTGCTGCAGGCCATCCGGTACGAGATCTACCAAACGATCCACCCGCGCGGGCGCGCGCCCATGCGCGTGAAGGACGTCGTCATCGACGATCCCACGCTGCGCAGCATCCTCGCCTTCCTCGCGGCGTTCCTTGCCGCCTACGTCGTGAGCGTCGTGCTCCTCTCGCTCC includes:
- a CDS encoding TrkH family potassium uptake protein, with product MRARVVAGNVGQLVRFLSYAFLVPIVVAFLFESQRPGSTIAGVFVPTSAFVFLVAFLVALVLAFFLEAFARAGDLRDHEAFVTVGASWVLISALGAIPYVLSGVLANPLDAFFESLSGFTTVGATVLPAASTLGGLDWTDLYPESILFWRSFSQWLGGMGVIVLAVAVLPRLVATGASLVRAEGATAERVRPTVVKTARAFWGIYLLLTAAGAASLFLVLSIEKGLSPPRAAYDAVVHAMTSIATGGFTPSAGSVAALQSGAAEAVILVLMLLGGIGFAAHFHLLRGNPRRWIGDREIRFFLGMLATGFAITFAMLFARGTDAAWQAFGGNVFDAARHVAFTVVSLQTTTGFASTNHDLLPDGARLILVPLMLAGGCLGSTAGGIKTLRILVLLQAIRYEIYQTIHPRGRAPMRVKDVVIDDPTLRSILAFLAAFLAAYVVSVVLLSLLGFDVMAALSAPAATLAGVGPAMGSVVGGPDFTYATIHPLAKVVLSFNMLLGRLEIFAVLLLFTPSTYRA
- a CDS encoding sialidase family protein; its protein translation is MFGRHASAHVAWALVASALAGCLDAPEPVQPDALAMETLALACVVLPACERSLSGPGVNEFSVAVHPLDPDNAIVTANDYGAQENPALRAVNRLWGSWWFTKDGGLTWTKRTLPGMLPELSSSLSSYFFVGDLVVAFGPDGTAYVAGIAYSIVVVPGVAAIPVYRNALFLARSTDGGETFSEPALVDSYHTEAAFHDKPALAVDAEGRIFLVWNFMDQGQRGSPGDQGMRVAASEDGGSTWRTEWISRNDWGISASIAVGPDGAVNVAWRAYEPDAIRFSRSTDHGRTWSPTVEIHRMANLPLVLPNTSYRAFALPTLAARPDGMLLAIFPDAGEHGDSDVFLARSRDDGATWTLARLNADGTRTAQFLPTLAAAPDGRVVAAWLDRRDDPSDKTYHLYAAVSDDGATFREFRVTTAASREAGDGTLFIGDYLGAAIGGERVYFAWPDLREDGKSRLWAGALRLPELPR